In Bacteroidota bacterium, the genomic stretch ATTCACTTTTTAAAAATACGGCTAAGCTTTTTGAAATTGCCCCTTTATTTACTGTGAAAATTCCGATTGGAGAATTTGACCAAATTCAAAATAACGTGTTATTGCCCATTGACCTTCAACCATCTTCAGGTAGCTTTCGGTATAAGCCCTCCATGATAATTTACAAAGGTCTTGGTCAGAGTAAGTTTGCAGTATATTCTATTTTATCTACTGAATTTGCCCAAGCCATTAAAACCGAGCGAACCATTAATTACAAATACGGTAATCTGTATATGGTTTCTCTATTTGCAAGCTATCAGCTTAATGATTGGCTTAAAACTAGTCTTGAAGTCAGAGAACAATATCGTGCAATGGCCAATAATAATGGACTTGAAATAAAAGCAACAGGAGGTAATGTCCTGTTTTTAGTTCCTCGAATTACTGCTGTGTACAATGATTGGGAATTGGGCTTAACCTATAATCAGCCTGTCCACAAAAATTTAAATAGCATTGGCTTTCCTCAGCTTTCCAATAAATATGCCTTTGCAATTAGTCTTGCCAAGAAATTAAACCTTACTAATAAGGAAACACCTTTTTTACTGGATGATATTGAGTACAAATCAGACTCTTTTCATGTGAATGGAATCTGTGACATGTGCCGAGAGAGAATTGTTGTTACCTCAATGAAAAGCAAAGATGTAAAATGGGCAGGTTGGAATATTGATACAAAGATGTTGACGATCAAATACCTCGACAAACCAAATGTTGACCAATTAATGCAGAGTCTGGCAAAAATTGGACATGATAACCAAAGTTATAAAGCCACTGATAAAAAGTATGCTAAACTACATTCATGCTGCAAATACAGAGATCACAAAAACGAATAACCAGAGTTAATAACCTGAGTTCGGGATAAGCTTTGCTCACAGTTTCAGATGATTAGTTCATAGACAACTCCAATTTTCGAAGTACTATCTGGATAATTCAAGGAAATTTGAGGTAGTATATGGGCTAATCATCGAAACCCATAAATGGGAAAGCTAATTTACATCATCTTTGAACTTAAAATCACTTGAAATAGCATGCTATAACTGCATGATTATAAGCCCAAATCTAATGCCCCATTAGTTTTCTGTGAGTTATATCTTATCCCGAACTCAGGTTAATAGATAAAGATTTTTTCAGTAATACTTTTTCCATTCTCTTCAATCTGTACAAAATAGTATCCTGATTTAAAAGCTGAAACATGAATGATAACTTGCTTTTTATCCGTTTGCATTTGATGCTGAATTTGTCCACTGAGTCCAATAACACGAATTGATCTTTGGGAAGTAGTGGGCATGTTGAGAATCATTTGATCTGCATCTTGCCAAACAATAAATTCAGGTAATTTCGATTTCTGAATATCGGAATAAGTGACAACTAGAAAATAATATTCACCTACTTCCAGGTCAGATTCATTGATAACAATCTGATCACCATCAATAGTATTGGGGATATAGCCGGGCCAGCATCCTCCGCTTCCGGCAGTACCTAGTTTACTGATTTCATATTTATTCCCACAGTTATTGCATTGCATTTTATCATCTACCTGCTTATAGCCTTTATGGGATCCATAACAAACATCACAAGCATTAAACGCTGTTTTTATTGTACCCGAAGCATCTTTCACTATAAAATACTCAATCACTTTTTTAGTTGTGGGAGAAA encodes the following:
- a CDS encoding DUF2318 domain-containing protein; this encodes MTNLKKFNLLLLISMMIISSSFTVLSPVNAQEIVKHDVSAATTTATFYTWDYILSPTTKKVIEYFIVKDASGTIKTAFNACDVCYGSHKGYKQVDDKMQCNNCGNKYEISKLGTAGSGGCWPGYIPNTIDGDQIVINESDLEVGEYYFLVVTYSDIQKSKLPEFIVWQDADQMILNMPTTSQRSIRVIGLSGQIQHQMQTDKKQVIIHVSAFKSGYYFVQIEENGKSITEKIFIY